The Choloepus didactylus isolate mChoDid1 chromosome 13 unlocalized genomic scaffold, mChoDid1.pri SUPER_13_unloc1, whole genome shotgun sequence genome window below encodes:
- the LOC119524768 gene encoding LOW QUALITY PROTEIN: olfactory receptor 6F1-like (The sequence of the model RefSeq protein was modified relative to this genomic sequence to represent the inferred CDS: substituted 1 base at 1 genomic stop codon) encodes MGTDNTTLLQEVLLLGFSWSQALQLSLFMFFLVMYILTVSGNLAILILVSKYHQVHTPMYFFLSKLSFLEIWYTTAAVPKALAILLGRSKTISFTGCLLQMCLVFSLGCTEYFLLTAMAYDSYLAICCPLHYVALMSSLLSAQLALGSWVCGFVVISVPKALISGFSFCGPHAINHFFCDIAPFIALDCTSTEVIELVVFVIAFLVILRSCLITLISYFYIIRTILKISSSGRSKAFSTCSSHLTVVLIXNGSIMFLHVHTSIKVSLDLSKVVHILNTVVTPVLNPFIYSLHNKDVRETLQKKWKRK; translated from the coding sequence ATGGGTACAGACAACACAACACTACTGCAAGAAGTTCTCCTGTTGGGATTTTCATGGTCACAGGCACTTCAGCTCtctctcttcatgttttttttgGTGATGTACATCCTCACTGTCAGTGGTAACCTTGCTATCCTGATTTTGGTGAGTAAATACCACCAAGTACACACTCCCATGTACTTCTTTTTGAGCAAACTTTCTTTCCTGGAGATTTGGTATACCACAGCTGCTGTCCCCAAGGCCCTGGCCATTCTACTGGGGAGAAGCAAGACCATCTCATTTACTGGCTGCCTGTTGCAGATGTGCCTTGTTTTCTCATTAGGCTGCACAGAATACTTCCTCCTGACAGCCATGGCCTATGACTCATATCTGGCTATCTGCTGTCCTCTACACTATGTGGCTCTCATGAGCAGCCTGCTCTCTGCCCAGCTGGCCCTGGGTTCCTGGGTTTGTGGCTTTGTGGTCATTTCAGTGCCAAAAGCTCTCAtcagtggcttctctttctgtggtcCCCATGCCATCaatcactttttctgtgacatTGCCCCCTTTATTGCCCTGGACTGTACCAGCACAGAGGTGATAGAACTTGTGGTCTTTGTGATTGCTTTTCTGGTTATCCTGAGATCGTGCCTCATCACCCTGATCTCCTACTTCTACATCATCAGAACAATCCTTAAGATCTCATCCAGTGGCAGGAGCAAAGCCTTCTCCACATGCTCCTCTCATCTGACTGTGGTGCTCATCTGAAATGGATCCATAATGTTCCTTCATGTTCATACATCAATCAAAGTCTCCTTGGATCTGAGCAAAGTGGTACACATCCTCAACACTGTTGTGACTCCAGTTCTGAACCCGTTTATCTACAGCCTCCATAACAAGGATGTAAGAGAAACTCTGCAAAAGaagtggaagagaaaataa